A single window of Anopheles moucheti chromosome 2, idAnoMoucSN_F20_07, whole genome shotgun sequence DNA harbors:
- the LOC128299718 gene encoding thioester-containing protein 1 allele S3-like: MRQFIRSRILTVIIFIGAAHGILVVGPKFIRANQNYTVVISNFNSHRSKVDLMLRIEGRDDDGRNVLNLTKTVDLRRNTNRMITFNMPADLSAGNYKITIDGQRGFSFRKEVELFYLRKTISGLIQIEKPVYNPGDAVKFRVIVLDSQLKPPARGNSIKMTIRNPENIVILERLLPQMSNGMFESVFQMGSSAMLGVWHISALADGEELVSKTFEMKEFFSFDVEVKSSNIALEEHRSLNLTITANYHFGTPVKGLAKVELYLEDDQLAQEKEFEICGMGQVELRFVGRLVVHEFHQDVLVKTTFIDQYTNHTVVKHSYITVHKYKYIVELIKEKPQFRPGLPFKCALQFRYHDGTPAKGITGKVEVMEIGYETTATSDDEGLIKLELNPSDNVDDMNINFSDDDIGFFFEERVEKVDVVTNAYLKLELKSPVKLNRMFLFTVTCNERMSFFVFYVVSKGNIIDSGYMRLNWQIRYSLNLNATENMIPKAKLIVATVVSSTLVFDFVDIEFKDLPYVPYYNSLKELQVKSRQQIKLLMPGRSSAYYKNSHELLWEDIMPLHNELNEFEENEFDIFMPIKTNPSTGRTTLSTCSRETAERSSATARPSLRAVNYESIMKRCLAATAPHRSFARRIDGSQYTSHQRTASGSNFDSPSFSDRALQEAG; this comes from the exons ATGCGGCAGTTCATAAGGTCACGAATACTTACGGTGATAATCTTCATAGGAGCTGCCCATGG AATACTGGTTGTGGGCCCCAAATTCATTCGGGCCAACCAGAATTACACGGTTGTGATCAGTAACTTCAACTCGCACCGGAGCAAAGTGGACCTGATGCTACGAATCGAAGGTCGCGACGACGATGGTAGAAATGTGCTGAACTTAACGAAGACGGTTGATTTGCGACGAAACACGAACAGGATGATCACCTTCAAT ATGCCTGCGGACTTATCAGCTGGGAATTACAAAATCACCATTGACGGGCAACGTGGCTTTAGCTTTCGCAAGGAGGTCGAGCTGTTTTACCTTAGAAAAACCATTTCTGGTTTAATACAGATCGAAAAGCCTGTGTACAATCCGGGCGATGCTGTTAAATTTCGTGTGATTGTGCTAGACTCTCAGCTCAAGCCTCCTGCACGGGGAAACTCAATTAAAATGACGATCCGGAATCCGGAAAACATTGTGATCTTGGAAAGGTTATTACCACAAATGAGCAATGGAATGTTCGAAAGTGTTTTTCAAATGGGGTCATCCGCAATGCTTGGAGTCTGGCACATCTCGGCACTGGCGGACGGAGAAGAACTCGTATCAAAGACGTTTGAAATGAAAGAGTTTTTCTCATTTGATGTCGAGGTGAAATCATCCAACATTGCGCTGGAGGAGCATCGAAGCCTGAATCTCACGATAACAGCGAATTACCACTTTGGAACACCGGTGAAGGGATTGGCCAAGGTTGAGCTTTATTTGGAGGATGATCAGCTAGCCCAGGAGAAAGAATTTGAAATATGTGGGATGGGACAGGTTGAGTTGAGATTCGTCGGCAGATTGGTGGTGCACGAGTTTCACCAAGATGTGCTCGTAAAGACGACATTCATCGACCAATATACAA ATCACACTGTTGTGAAACATTCATACATTACAGTGCACAAATACAAATATATTGTTGAATTGATTAAGGAAAAACCACAATTTCGCCCAGGACTTCCATTTAAGTGTGCGCTTCAGTTCCGATACCACGACGGAACACCTGCTAAAGGCATCACCGGGAAGGTGGAAGTAATGGAAATCGGTTACGAAACAACTGCCACTAGTGACGACGAGGGTTTGATCAAACTAGAGCTCAATCCAAGTGACAATGTAGACGACATGAACATTAAC TTTTCGGACGATGACATCGGATTTTTCTTCGAAGAAAGAGTGGAAAAAGTGGACGTCGTGACGAATGCGTACCTCAAATTGGAACTCAAGTCTCC TGTTAAATTGAATCGAATGTTTCTATTCACGGTAACGTGCAACGAACGCATGTCATTCTTCGTGTTCTACGTAGTGTCGAAGGGCAATATCATTGATTCCGGTTACATGAGACTGAACTGGCAGATCAGATATTCCTTAAATTTGAACGCCACCGAGAATATGATACCAAAGGCGAAACTTATCGTAGCGACTGTAGTGAGTAGTACATTAGTATTCGATTTTGTGGACATCGAATTCAAGGATCTTCCATATGTT cCATATTATAATAGCCTGAAGGAACTCCAAGTCAAATCGAGACAGCAAATCAAACTACTCATGCCCGGACGGTCGAGCGCTTACTACAAGAACAGCCATGAGCTGCTCTGGGAGGATATTATGCCACTGCATAATGAACTCAATGAGTTCGAAGAAAATGAGTTTGACATTTTTATG CCGATCAAAACCAACCCATCCACTGGGCGCACCACGCTAAGCACGTGCTCTCGTGAAACTGCGGAACGATCGAGTGCCACGGCCCGGCCATCGTTACGTGCAGTTAACTACGAGTCGATTATGAAACGATGCCTTGCGGCGACAGCACCGCACCGAAGCTTTGCACGCCGTATCGACGGATCGCAGTACACATCACACCAGCGAACAGCCTCGGGAAGCAATTTCGATTCTCCATCGTTTAGCGACCGAGCACTGCAGGAAGCTGGATAG